The following DNA comes from bacterium.
CAGGACTCGCACGGTTCGCGGCGTTCGAAGGTGATCTTAGCCGTCTTGCCGGAGAATGCCTCCTCCAGCGTCATCGGATAGCGAATCCGGATATCGCGACCGCGAGCCGGCCCGCGCCGCCCGCCGCCTCCGAATCCACCGCCAAAGAAGGCGCTGAAGAGGTCGCCGAAGATGTCCTGCATTTCGCCGGCGTGGTGGAAGTCGCTCCACTGGAATCCGCCGGGGCTGAACTGGGTTTTCACGCCCTCGTGCCCGAATCGATCGTAGCGCGACCGCTTCTCGGCGTCGCTGAGCACCTCGTAGGCTTCGGCGGCCTCTTTGAACTTCTCCTCGGCAGCTTCCGTGTCCGTTGGATTGCGGTCCGGGTGGTACTTCAAGGCCACCTTGCGATAGGCCTTCTTGACCTCCTCTGCCGTGGCAGTCTTGGCGATCCCGAGGACCTCGTAATAGTCACGCTTTGACATAGGGCGTCCCGCATTCCTTTCCGGTTCGGCACAGGTGTGTCGTCACGACTCATAAAGAGCCGTGCACCCATGCATCCGGCAAGGCGATGCAAGGCAGGTGCCCAAGGGGCCGGGGGAGTGGCGGCGGCGGCCTATTCTCCGCTGCTGTCGCCCTCTTCTTCCGACTTCTTTGGCGCATATTCGTGGATCTGGCCGTCGATCTGGTTCTTGACGTCGATGAAGGACACGGAATCCAGGGGCATGTCGGCGATCCGGTAGGTTTCCTGGGTCGCGGGATGGAAGAACTGAAGTTCCCCCGTTTCCGCCGGGCCGACGTAGGTCAGGACGCGATACTTCATCAGCAGGTGGGCAAGCAGGAAGAGCTGAGCTGTCAGTTCCTCGCTCTGGCGCGAGTAGAGCGCATTGAACAGGGCCCAGAGGGCCTCGTTGCGCTCGGCCTTGGCCAGCTTGCGCTGCTCGGCGGTCTGGCCCTCCTGGATTCGGCGCGTGACCCAGAAGGAGAAGTACTCCCGGTGCTCCATCTGCTGCCAACACTCGACGCAGAAGTCCTGGCGGATCGCCTCTTCCTTCTCGGAGAGCTTCAGGATCGAAGGATGCCGGCGGATGTCCGTCAGGAGGCGGCCGCACAGCAGGCATTCGCGTTCGGGGCGCTTGAATTGCAGGTAAGATTCAGTCAGGGGCATAGGTCGTTGTCGCATCCGATTCAACTGCGTCGCTACTTGATGTCCGCGGGCCGGATTCTGTCAAGCCCGCCGCTCGGGAATTGTTTTTCCTTGTCCGGGCCCAGTCTGGTCCGCACACTGTTCCGCTTGATCGGCCAAAGGCACTCGGCCGGTCCTATCAGTAAGGAGAATCGCCGTGCAAAGATCGATTTCGCGCTTCCTGGCTGCCTGGCTGATTGCTTTCGCCGGACTTGTCGCCTCTTGCGCCTCTCCCCAGCAGGAGATGAAGAGCACGCACAACCTGGCTGTCGACCCGGCAGCGCAGCCTGAGGACGAAGACCTTGCCCTCATGCTCGAGCCATACGCCGAGGAAGTCGCTGTCCTGAAGGCACCCATCGGTCGAAGCGCCGTCGCGATGCCGCAGCCGGAAGCGGAGGCGCCCCTCGCCAGTTGGATGGCAGACGTCTCGCGCGAGCAGGCCTCCGAGGCCTTTGGTCGCCCGATCGACGCAGTGTTTCTGAACTGCGGCGGTATCCGCGCAGGCATTCCCAAGGGCGACGTCTCTCTCTTCACCTTCATGCAGGCAATGCCCTTTGAGAACGAAATCGTCGTGTTCGAGCTGTCCGCGGATCAGACCGAGCGCCTCGCGAAGAAGCTGGCCTCGGCGTGGGGGTATTTCCCGATTTCGGGCATGACGATCGAGGCCGATGCGGAAGGCAAACTGTTGCAGGTTCTCGTTGGTGGCGAGCCGCTCGATCCGGAGCGTACCTACACCGTCGGAACAAGCAACTACATCGCGGGTGGTGGCGACGGCATGAAGATGCTGCAGGACTTCGGTGAGATAGTGGCGACCGGCGTTCTGGTCCGAGAGGCGCTGATCGAGCACGCCCGCCGAAAGGCCGCGGCAGGGGAGCCCATTTCCCCACCCGAGGACCCGTACCGCTATCGCTATGGCGGAAAGACCATGGAGGAGATGCACAAATGAGACGCCGAGATTTCCTCAAGGCAGCAGGCGGTGCGGTTGGGCTCCTGGCACTTGGATCTCCGGGGATGCTGATGGCCAAGCCGGCGTCGGCGCTGCGGCTGACGCTTGTCCACACCAACGACGTGCACTCCCACCTGGAGCCGAAATCCGAGGGCGAATACGCCGGGCTGGGCGGAGCTCCGGCGCGGTCTGCGATGATCGATCGATTTCGGGCGGAAAACGACCACGTGCTGTTGCTGGATGCCGGCGACACGATCCAGGGAACCCCGTACTTCAACCTCTTCCAGGGTGAGCCGGAAATGCGCGCCATGAGTGCCCAGGGCTATGTCGCCTCAACCATTGGCAATCATGAGTTCGACCCCGGCATGGAGCGCCTGGCCGAGATCATCGACAAGTATGCCGACTTTCCGTTCCTGAACGCGAACTACGACTTCACAAATACTCCCATGCAGGGCAAGACTCGCGAGTCCATCCTCCTGGAGCGCGACGGACTGGTGATTGGCCTGTTCGGGCTTGGCATCAAGCTGGAGGGCCTCGTCTCAACCAACCTTTACGGAGAGACCCGCTACCTCGATCCGATCGAGGAAGCCCGTCGTGTAGCCAGGCGACTGCGCCTGGAGGAGGGCGCGGACTTCGTCATTTGCCTGTCGCATATCAACATCGGTCGGCGGAAACCTCACGCGGACGAGGAACCGGGCGATCGACAACTGATCCAGGCTGTGCCGGAGATCGATGTCGTTCTCGGCGGGCACAATCACGTGTTGCTGAGAGAGCCCGAGCGCTACGAGCGCGCCTCGGGGCCCGGGTTCGTGAACCAGGTCGGCTGGGCGGGCACGCATCTGGGCGTACTGCAGTTCGACATCTTCGATCGTCAGAAGATCGAATTGGCAAGTGCCGGTCCGGCCGCTGTGTGAGTTAGCTGCCAGTATCGCCATGTGTATATTTCTGCGACATCCGTTTTTCCGGGCTTGCAACTGTCCGGGCACTTCGGGTTGGCTTTTTGTGAGCCTTGATGGTTCGGGACGTCGTGGGGAGATTGACTGAGTCCCGTTCCCCCGAGTGGAGTTCAGAATGAGACGTATCGATTGGCGGAGCGCTGCGCCCCTGCTACTGCTTGCGGTGTTGCTCCCGTTCGTCGTGTCGGCTGACCGAATTGTCCTCAAGAACGGCAACGTTCTGGAGGGCAAGATCATCTCGATGGACGGCGCCGAAGTCGTCATCGAGACTGGTGGACTGCGGCAGACGATCTTCACCGATCAAATTTCGGAAGTGACCCGCGAGGCCGATGAGGACATCGGCCCGGGCGAGCACTATGCCACCGAGGCGCGCCAGATCCTTGAGGCGGGCGATCCATATGGCGCCTGGCAGAAGCTCGTCGAGATGGTCAAGGCCGAGCCTGCAGCTTGGAGCCGCAACGCAATTCTTGTCCGACGCGTCGAGAAAGGGCTCTTCGACGCGACAGCTACCGCTCTGGACCGCAATCGCTATCAGCAGGCGTTGATGTTCCTGGATGCGCTTGGGGGAGACGCGACCGGGAAACTGTGGGAATCCACAACGACGGCGCCCGTGGAAACCCGTCGGGAGCAGCTCCGTAAGTACTACGGACTGGCGTACTATCGGCTCGGTAAAGAGAACCGCACGAACAACAATCGCGTGGATG
Coding sequences within:
- a CDS encoding 5'-nucleotidase C-terminal domain-containing protein; translation: MQRSISRFLAAWLIAFAGLVASCASPQQEMKSTHNLAVDPAAQPEDEDLALMLEPYAEEVAVLKAPIGRSAVAMPQPEAEAPLASWMADVSREQASEAFGRPIDAVFLNCGGIRAGIPKGDVSLFTFMQAMPFENEIVVFELSADQTERLAKKLASAWGYFPISGMTIEADAEGKLLQVLVGGEPLDPERTYTVGTSNYIAGGGDGMKMLQDFGEIVATGVLVREALIEHARRKAAAGEPISPPEDPYRYRYGGKTMEEMHK
- a CDS encoding metallophosphoesterase translates to MRRRDFLKAAGGAVGLLALGSPGMLMAKPASALRLTLVHTNDVHSHLEPKSEGEYAGLGGAPARSAMIDRFRAENDHVLLLDAGDTIQGTPYFNLFQGEPEMRAMSAQGYVASTIGNHEFDPGMERLAEIIDKYADFPFLNANYDFTNTPMQGKTRESILLERDGLVIGLFGLGIKLEGLVSTNLYGETRYLDPIEEARRVARRLRLEEGADFVICLSHINIGRRKPHADEEPGDRQLIQAVPEIDVVLGGHNHVLLREPERYERASGPGFVNQVGWAGTHLGVLQFDIFDRQKIELASAGPAAV